A region of the Lycium barbarum isolate Lr01 chromosome 1, ASM1917538v2, whole genome shotgun sequence genome:
aacatacatagtGAATCCCATagcgtggggtctggggaggatagagtgtacgcagactttatCCCCACTTTAGGGAGGGAGGCTGTTTTCGGAAAACTCTCGActcaagaaaaagcataagaaaggtcagatacggacaaacaaatcaaagcaattataaaaatgaaaacaataaagtaaataagtcattataaatcaacagatactcgcagaaatcaagagacaagaaactatagagcaatataactactcgtaagaaagaataaacgcgactacctactagctttcttctaccctaatatgggtcctccataccctcctatctaaggtcatgtcctcggtaagcaggaaatgtgtcatgtcctgtctaatcacttccccccaatacttcttcggcctacctctacctctacctctcctgaaaccgtcgctagccagcctctcgcacctccgcactggggcatttgcatctctccgcatcacatgcccaaaccatctcagtctcgcttctcgcatcttgtcttccactgaggctactcctaccttgtctcggatgactccattcctaatcttatcgctcctagtgtgcccacacatccatcgcagcattctcattttcgccactttcatcttctgaacatgagatttcttgactggccaacactccgcccatacaacatagttggtctaaccaccactttgtagaacttgcctttaagttttggtggcaccttcttgtcacacaacactccggaagcaagcctccattcatccaccctgcaccaataagttgtgtgacatcatcatcaatctctccatttccttgtataatagacccaagatacttgaaactatctttcttctatatgacctgggtgccaagcttcacttccacatcagcctcatgcactatatcactgaacttgcacttcaagtactctgtcttggtcctactcaacttgaaccctttagactgcAGAGTTTGTCTCGAAACCTCTAGCTTAGTGTTAaccccgctgcgagactcgtcaatcaggatTATGTCAtttacaccatggcacctcaccttgaatttgccgcgtcaatccatctatcaccaaggagaataaaaatgggctaagagctgatccctagtgcaaccccatcaccactggaaagtgctctgagtctcctctcATAGTCCctaccctggtcttggccccatcatacatgtcttTGATCGCCCTAATATACGCCACAAGTACActtctagcctccaagcatctccatagaacctctctcggcgctttgtcgtatgccttttctaggtcaatgaataccatgtgcaagtccctcttcctctccctatactgctccatcagtctccgtacaagatgaatagcttctatGTTCCAACAAAGTCATATTAACTAAAAGTATATAAAATGCTACAAAACCATCTTCCTTGGGTAATAATAAAGCCCGACACCTGAATCTTTGGTTTGATACATCTGAATAATACCTTTAGACCGACATATTTTTCTGTGGATGTATAATACTTGTAGCAAACATTTTAGGCGAATATGCAAGCATGAGCAGGCAATTTTGGAAGATTTCATGgaattcaacttcaaatttcagCTCCTTGAAAAATGGTGTCTTGCTTTTTTAATATCGGCATTTGGTGTTAAATCCGAATTCCTAGGCAATCTTGAAGAACTTATCACACACCCTACTCAGCAAGTATATCATTTCAACTCCTTGAAATATGTTGTATGCTTCATTCTGCACAAGCTTGCACATCTGTTCATTTCTTTTTCACCAGTCTCTAAACCTAATATAAACCAAAGCGTCGCAAAGAAGAGGTTCACCAATAGTATAGGATGCGCCCCTCAAGAAAGCACCACGCCAAACGGCAAATggagaatatcacctaataccaTATCAAGGATATGGATATGAGTGCCCGCAAATTTGGCAGTGAGAACAATGACAAATGTAGGAAAAAACTAACTCTCGTAGAGGTACCAACAGAAGAAACAATCTGCAACAGTTCTggtatactactttgtgaaatcATATTACTATAATAGGGTACCAAGAACCAAACTGCAAAAAAGCATAAACTGTTGCTGTCTGCAATTTTAAGATCTCACCAACATACAAAAACTAGATTTCACTTACAACTTGATCTCGGCTGTGGGTCATACAAACAAGTTTGAATTTCACAACAGATGCCAATTGAAAAGCACAAGGCATTAGCAAATGAGAACAACGAAAGCAGCCATAAGTTTACAACTGAAAAGGATTCATCTTATTGCATTGTTGATGCTGAAAAACCAACCAACTAAGAGTAGTCTGAATTTGTTTGATTAGCTCAAATCCAGCACAGAACAAATTTACATATCTACTAATAGAAGCAACAGAAATGGTAATTATTCCTAACAAATGTTAGATGGATGAAAAAGCCCCATAAATGAGAACAAATTTACTTGGAAACAAATTTAAAAAGGCGTGAAGCTTGAATGGAACCTCGTGTTCTTTTAGCATCAAAGCACTTCTTTCCATTCCAAGAAATGTTCAAAATTCGTGAGCTACCTTCACTTTCTTATGCGATCCAACGACGCTATTAATCCGATCAATCAGACTCCTCTGTGTCTCAAGAATCATATCCATTCTCCTTTTCTCCATTTCCATTCTATACCTCTCCGTCTCCTTCATCATCTCGATTTTCTTATGCTCCATTCTCATAAATCTCTCCGCAAATCCCCTTATCTCCGCAGCCAATTCACTCCCTCCAACACTTCCTTCTCCGTCCTGTTCGTCTTCGTTTTCCTCTTCATCCACTTCTTCCTCaacgtcatcatcatcgtcctcGTCATTAACACCCACATTCCCAAAATACCCTTTTCTCTTCTCGTTCATCGAGTTCCTACCTACAAAGGTAGGAGTAAAGTCTGGaaacatcctaccctccccatacctcacagaccccacttgtggaatcgcactgggtatgttgttgttgttgttgatcgaaTTCCTCATAAAGTTTCGATCTTTCACGATCCTATTCATAACATTTATATTATCACCACCAACATTCACATTCATACCCATCATATGATTAATACTTCTACACTTAGTATTATTCCTCCTCAAATCCATATAACTAACATCAACTTCATCACTATTATCAGTATCATAATACCTCTGATCACCACCCGAATTCGAACATTTCACCATAGCAACAGGATGAGCTGCGATGGGTAGAGGCCCACGTTCCATATGATCCATCAAATCAAAATACTGCCAAGAATTTGGGTATGGTTTGAGTCTTTCAGCCCGATAACGTTTACGAAGCTTTTCGATTTTGTGACGACATTGTGTTGCTGATTTTGATGGTTCATCGAAACCACAACGAGCGGCAACTGTAATGGCAACTTCTTCCCATTGGCTAGCTTTGAGTTGACCTTTTTTTAAAGAGTACCATTTTTCTTGATAAGATTGGATTAAATTGAAGGTTTCTTGATGTGTCCATGGGATTGGTTGGGTTTTCTTTTGGGGTGATGGGATTTGGGGTTGGGTTGATTctgggggtgggaggaggaggggtGGTAGGGGTGGGGGAGATGAGGGGGTAGCCATGGATGTTGAGTTTTGGGTGGGGAAATTTGTGTGTGTTTTTTGGTGTTTGGGGAAATTTGTGATGctttgtgtgtttttttttttggggagaTTAGGTCTTTTTTTGGATGTGTGGGTGGATGGTGGCAGAGGAGATGGCGGTGGTGGGGTGGGTGTTGGTAGTTGGTGGTGGGTGGTGCAGCCCATAATGGGCTATTGGCCTAGTGGATGGCTGTGGAAACTTCCAATGGACTACAAGCCCAAAGTGTAATTTGCACTTTTGTTCCTAatttggtctttaaattttgttcctTAGAACCAATAATTTTTTTTAGTGAGGCATATGTTTATACATCATGATATTTCATAGTTATATCCCACTCTTTAAAAAAACTtatatttttgatataaattcgattttgaaaagaaaaaattaaaaactataCTATTTGAAGGCTAAAAATTAAAGAGCAGCAcatttgaaggataactgtgaaATTTCTTCCAATAAAGTGTGTATTGTATAAACTTGTCGGTTAGGCCCATAGTACTTGGGCCACGTGTGTCGATAAGCCTCGAGGGGGAGGGGAAGATTTGTACAAATGATtatgtaaaattttcacaaacagctACCTTTTAACTCTTTCTAACAATATATAACTACATATTCTATATTTACAATTCGTAACTAGATAGCCCTATATTTATCTAGTAGTCGGGTATACCAAAATATAGCATAAATATAGCGGAAATACAGATGCGAGTTTAACTGACagtgctatatttatggaaacaaaatctgttccaattttaattagaatcggttatattgttccctgattcacgcaaatatcctctcattccatatctgattccatatctcattcaaacagctaacaaattaaaaaaaaattgaattcaaacattacaatcatatttttaaccaaaaatagAAAGGTTGAAAAatctttgaaaaataacaatatcaaaccagtgaacaTAGCTTGATTAtcacgacgaatatatatttgatttcatcaagttgagttcataattgaggtaacgatTTTTTCActgcaaacttttttttttgttcgtcttttctgaaattgtttcagctaaattgaatataacacatTGCTGTATTCGAAAACAACAGGATAATGACAAGCGTAACTGCGTTGATCCGTCATTCTGGTTTTTGGAACGATCAGAACTGTTTTGTGAATTAcaaaattgatgttgttgtattCATTGATAATTGCAATTACGATGAGTTAGTTTGTACGATTACAAATCAATTAGGCGTGGATACTGTTAGGAAAACTATTTCAATAAAATATACTGTTGAAGGCGATTTTCAACCAATTGAAATACACAACGATATGGGAGTTCGTGTGTACGTTGAGCTTAAGAGAGAAAACCGAGTTTTGGGGATGTATCCAATGTGCGTTAGTATTCATGATTTGGATGTTGAGGATGGTGCAACTGGTAATCGTATTATTGGAGATGATGTGCTGCAAATTGGATATAGCTAGAATCGGGATGGTATGAAAGTTTGTGATTCTACTGtaaatgttgttgttttgtttgggAATGATAACAATTTGGTAATTTCGAAACCGGAAGCGAAAGGAGTTTTTGTCGATCAAATTTACCAGGATAAGGAAACTTTGAAAATTGCGATGACGAAATACGCAATTCGTGAAAGATTCAATTTCAAAATAGAGAGATCGAATGCTATAAGGTATGATTTTCTAAATGTATTCTGGTAACAGAAAGTGCAgatgtatttttgttatatttgtactgtattgagatgatttgttaacttatttagcacactgttaattttaaaaatgtttgatgcaatatattctgatatattttttgtatatttatacTGTATTTAATTGATTCAATATGTACTATTTGCATTGTATTATGTAGTTACACTCTGGCATGTTGGTCGCCGGAATGTAAATGGAAATTCAGAGCGTCGAGAATTGGGTATTCTGAAATGTTCAGGGTTAGAGCTTTCGATGACGAACATACATGTCCGTTGAAGGACAAGGTGTATTCACAAAGGCAGGCAACAAGTTGGTTTATTGGAGAAGCGGTTGTGAAGGCGAAAATAACTAACCATAAAAGGAAGGTCACACCTGGGGGTATAATAGATGGTGTTAAGAATGAATTCGGCGTAGATGTTTCTTATATGATGACATGGAGAGCTAGAGAGAAGGCTATAAAAGATTTCAGAGGTGATCCAGCTGATTCATACAAGAAGTTGccggcatatatatacatacttgataaaacgtatcctggatcgctcgttaaaatgcataaatcaccagaaaatgagtttatgtatttgtttgtagcactcaaagcattcataaagggattcgagtgttgtagaccaatagttgtaGTGGATGGTGCACATCTTAAATCAACGTATGATGGTACATTTGTGTCGGCAAGTACTTTGGATGGAGCAGGTATGTGTAATTCTATTCTATGaatgttttttttataaatacaacatTATGCTTATTGATTTGCAAATAAAGCTGCTAAAAACATACTCTGGATGTATTGCTGGTgtaaatttgtgaatattatatgctgaaatacactgtaaatatgaggtaaatatattgtaaatatatattGTTGTTTTATAAATGATGGTGCTAAAAATATAGTGTGAGATCAAATTCAGTTGAAATATGtgttgaatatattataaatatatactgatttttgtaggtaatatcctaccactagcgtatggtgtgatagattctgagaataataagtcgtggacgtggttctttgaactgttcaagcaagcttatggtgttaGGCAAAATATGTGTGTCGTGTCCGACAGACATGAAAGCATAATACACGCAGTTTCTAAGGTGTATCCTACTGTTCCTCATTTGGCTTGTATATGGCATTTGTGGAAAAATGTGACAAAACAATACACAACAAACAGTGAGGTGTTGAGTCTTATATTTTATTCACTAGCGAAAGCATACAGCCAGGATGAGTTCGATAAATTGATGGAGAAGATTGGGAATGTTGATATTCGGGTAAAACGATACCTAGAAGATGCTGGAAGAGATAAATGGTCTAGGCTTTATTCACCTGTTAATAGAGGATGGACAATGACTTCGAATATAGccgaatgtattaatggaaaactggttgctgcaagagagttacatattttttatttccttgaagaagtgaggaagatgtttggtagatggaattgcacaaatagaaaaaatggtacctacacattcacaacactgatgaggcggtatcaagagatgttgtcaatcaacgagtacaaatcaatacgaatgagggtatctttgtttgcaacacaaaaatttaatttatatttttactatatgtaatgtatatttatatatattcccaATATGGTAAAACTGCTCAGGTAAtgcttgtttatttgttaaatggtTCTCAGGTTGAAGCGTCAACTGAATATTTTACACAGTGAATGATGGACCGAGGCGTTTCATAAtagatttgaagaagaaaacttgCAGCTGCAGGATGTTCCAACTGGATGAGATACCGTGTTCTCATGCATGGGCAGTATTGAAGAATAAAAATTTGACTGCTGATGTATATTGTTCGGATTTATTCAAGCCGGAAACAGTTGTGAACACATATGATGTGCCAGTTGATCCTCTTCCCGATGAGACCGAGTGGAATGATCCTAAAAGTATATTAGATGAAGTTGTTATGCCACCGATCTATAAGAGACCCCCTGGGAGGCCAAAAAAGAAGAGGGACAAGCCATTACAGGAGTTGATGATTGGTAAACGCAGAAATTCCTGCGGTAAATGTGGACGTCTTGGTCATAATAGGCGTTCGTGTGATAATCCGCCGCTcaataagaaga
Encoded here:
- the LOC132607218 gene encoding trihelix transcription factor ASIL2, whose product is MGCTTHHQLPTPTPPPPSPLPPSTHTSKKRPNLPKKKNTQSITNFPKHQKTHTNFPTQNSTSMATPSSPPPLPPLLLPPPESTQPQIPSPQKKTQPIPWTHQETFNLIQSYQEKWYSLKKGQLKASQWEEVAITVAARCGFDEPSKSATQCRHKIEKLRKRYRAERLKPYPNSWQYFDLMDHMERGPLPIAAHPVAMVKCSNSGGDQRYYDTDNSDEVDVSYMDLRRNNTKCRSINHMMGMNVNVGGDNINVMNRIVKDRNFMRNSINNNNNIPSAIPQVGSVRYGEGRMFPDFTPTFVGRNSMNEKRKGYFGNVGVNDEDDDDDVEEEVDEEENEDEQDGEGSVGGSELAAEIRGFAERFMRMEHKKIEMMKETERYRMEMEKRRMDMILETQRSLIDRINSVVGSHKKVKVAHEF